Sequence from the Primulina huaijiensis isolate GDHJ02 chromosome 16, ASM1229523v2, whole genome shotgun sequence genome:
TGCGGGGAGCACCACAGTATACAATCGCGCAATACATAATTTATACGTTTTctattttgtcatttttttgaaaaattttcaattttagtcaatTTTCATTAGAGAACATCGTACACATCAGAAATATATGGTGTCAtatcattttaatatataatatattttcccCTTAGTTGGCTGCCGGCATGCTAACATCTTTTTGTAAATCCTATGCATattgttaaaattattaatattcttCACCAATCAAACCAATGCCATTTTGCCTTTATATCCAAATTTGTGAAAGGTCACTATATGTTAGTTGAATAATTTACTATATCCCCCTAAACCTAACCTTCCAGTTTGGTATACTTTGCATCACATGCTTTCACTATTCTCTCAATTTATGTTGAAAGGAACTCCTCGTAAATTCAAATTCATGGTTTTAATTTACTAATTTGtactttttattttctaatttcaaacatattttttcGTCAGAGTACTCATGTGATATCCGACATGTTAGTAATGTCTAGTATCACATCAGAATTTCTCGATATTACCTCACTCcgatgaaaaaaattgaaattagaaaGAAATAGTGTAAATTAGTGGATTGACATCGTAAATTGACCCGTGcagataaaaaaattcaaaacaaaatgaAGTTTTATCGACTTATTCTGTTTAATTTAGGGGGAATCATTAGCACGACAGTGAAATACAAACCAAGTTTGATTTCTTTCAATTTTCCAATCCCATTTTAATCAACCAAAGCAAATGTAACCACCAGTCCATAGATATCATACGGTATAGTTTTGAtagaggaaaaaaagaaaacaaaatcgTGATTCCTAAAATGTAATGACATCCCATGTACTTTTGGACCTCTCGTTTTCCTCAACGATTGCTCCCACTTTTTTTAACCTTCAAAGCATAGACATCCCACGTGCCTAAGTCATAAATTCATCGAACAATTTCTTTCATTTCATTAGAATTTTAACTAAAATAGCGAATTGATttctttaataatataaatattgaaaaaaaaagaagataaattattagggtaggtctcttgtgaaacgatcttacgaatctttatatgtgagataggtcaaccctaccgatattcacaataaaaagtaatattttttcatagatgacccaaataagaaatccgtctcacaaaatacgacccatgaaaTTGTCTCAcccaagtttttgtcaaattattaagtttgaaaaactgcattttataattaatagttGAGATAGAAAAATGGGCCTTGGCATGAATCTTATAATCCAACAATAATGTTTACAAGCCCAATTCATTTGGATTGGGAAGcggcctaaattaaaatttatgagacgaaaattaaagatgaaataaaatttatcaaaacgATGGATGGATACCAAATCCTGCAACAATGGCAATCAGCAGCTCCTTTAAACCCATCACTCTCAATTCTGGATTCCCGTTTTTCGGACACGAGTCCAACTCTTTGAAAACTACCTCGAATTTCAACCCACGGGTGACTTTGTTGTCTTGCAAGCCACCGCATCAATGGCGTCCGATCAAATCTTGCATGGCGGACCAAGAAATCGACATGGTGAAGACAAAGGAAGGAGTTTACGCAGCAAAGGCCAAGAAAGTTGTTGTCTTGTGGGATTTGGACAACAAGCCCCCTCGTGGGCCGCCGTTCGAGGCGGCTATGGCTCTCAAAGGGGTAGCACAGAAATTTGGTGAAATTGTCGATATTTCAGCTTATGCCAATCGCCACGCTTTTATTCACCTCCCTCAGTGGGTAGTAGAGGAACGCCGTGAGCGTCGTCGTACGGATTTTATTGAACGAAAAGGGATGTCCACGCCCTCCGAGCCGTATATTTGCTCGGTTTGTGGGCGGAAATATACGACCAATATGGATTTGAGGAAGCATTTCCGGCAATTGCACGAGAGGGAGAGGCAGAAGAAGTTGACCAGGATGAGGAGTTTGAAGGGGAAGAAACGTCAGCGTTACAAGGAGAGATTTGTAGATGGGAATGAGAAGTACAATGCGGCGGCCCGCAGTTTGTTGACCCCCAAAGTCGGTTATGGGTTAGCTCAAGAACTGAAGAGAGCTGGGGTATTTGTTAAGACTGTCGAGGATAAGCCACAGGCCGCGGATTGGGCTTTAAAGAGGCAAATGCTGCATTCTATGAGCAGAGGTGTTGATTGGATTGTGCTGGTGTCGGATGATTCTGATTTTTCAGAGATGTTGAGGAAGGCAAAGGAAGCCAGGTTGGGGACGGTGGTGGTCGGGGATCAAGATAGAGCATTGAGTACGTATGCCGATGTTTGGGTGCCATGGATTAGGGTGGAGAGTAGGGAGATTAAGGAGAGTGATTTGGAATTGAAGAGCAGAGGATGGAGGGACTTAGATGAAAGAAGTGAGATTTTTTCGTTTAGCGAGTTTGACGGGGAAGCTCATGGTGATGACCGGAGTTTGGATGAGCTAGTTCAGAGAATGGAGTTTGATGGTTTCAGAATTTCTGCCTTTTCTGAAGGCGAGGAAGAGTACGAGGAAGAAGATGATTGGACAGGAAAAAGATTGTATCAAGTGGATAACGCTGAAGATCAGCTCACTGTTGGTAGTCCTATTCAGGGTGATGAGGATGAGGAGGGCGATTATTTTTTGGACAGCGAAGATGAATTAGGAGATGATGCATTTTTTTCATATAGATAGGAATAGAGGAAATTGCTCATGAGAATTTgctgcaattttttttaatcttaataATTGGATAGTGTGCATGATTTTGAGTTGTGCTTGTTGCAGTCAAGGCAACGAGCAGCAATGCAGTGATGAGGATTGACGTACCTCATGTATATTCTGTCATATTGGTTTTCAAGGGTGTTGTTTTAGCTGTGATCGAATGAAGTAGGATGGTTTCCAAGGGTGGTATTTGAGCTATGATTTATTGAAGTTTTCTACTTCTTACTGGTATTTGAATGAGGCTGTCAAAATCTTTTCTTCAGCGGCACTTGTCTCATATTAAGAGCCCCCTTCTTTGACATTGTTTTTCAGTACGTCGAAATCTTGATATACTAAAATATCCTCTCAATGTTGCTGTTTAATTTTTCAactttgtaattttttaattgcTAATTCTATCTTTATAGATCAAGTTTGATGTTTAGATATCTTGAGCTATTTATATTATGTAGGAgcattggtttttttttttataatatttattttcttgtactaTCTATCTTTTTAGCCTTGCTAGTTTCATTTAAGGTATAAATCATCATGTTTTTCTCTGTTTCTTGAATTGCTTAGCCCATACAGCCAGCTGCACTTAAGTTCCATATAAAGAGAGAATATGAGATTAAGTGGGTACAGAAAAATCAATCAGTCTGATGTAATGTTTCTACAACTGGAACTGTGGAAGAAAGAAGCTAATGAACATAAAGATCCCTTGAATAATATAATTCGGGAGTGTGCTTGACTAATAGCTATTCATAACGTCTCAGGTTTTTAATAGTATTTTACTTCCTCCACTTTTCATTCACATTGTACATTGTTGATTCAATTGGTCTTTTTATGAGTTTCTCAGAATAGTTAGATTCAAGCCAAATCTTTAGAAACTACTTATCAGAGCATTTAACTGTGTAAAGTGCATTGAACTTGTGTCAAATAAGACAAAAAGAAAGGATCACCTTCCTTGTTTACTAACCGTTGTTTCTTCCACAACGTAAGTGATATAGTGGCATAAAAATTATGTATGTTCTTGTTTTATGTTGAATGTGAtaaaaagatgaaaataatATGAACAGAAAAAATCAGGATACTCAGGTTTTAATTTGGCTTGTCTTTAAATCCCAAACAAAGAGGAAAGAAATTATGATACTAGGAATCAATACTGGTTTAACTGCGAAGTGATCTGTTATAATGCTGATAAATGTCGATTAGTGGAACAATAGACTTTCTGGTTTTTCTGCATCTTGCTTGCCCCCATGAAAGGAATATTAATGCTTATATTCTAATGTTGGTGCTATAATTAAATTAGAACACCTCTGCTTGCTGGTCTGTAATAAGTTTATTGAGCGAGTCATTTTGTGTTTTCCTACTCTAAAGTTTTTTCAGTTTCTTTTGCAAGTATGATGTTTCTACACGACTTACAATATATAGTATATCAAACTTTTTATGGCATATTTAATCACGAGTGTATGTTTTTAGATGGCATGCACTCTGAAACTAGTAAGTTTGTAGAAggaatgtgataattttaactCCACACACACTGAAAGAATTGGTTTGGATAATGAATATGAGAGGGCAGCAGCCAGCAGGGAACGCTGCCTTTCTAATTTCTGCTTTCTGATATGCTAATGGGAGTCAAAGTTTAATGATTTAAGTTGCTGCATAATtgcttattcatattttttgggCTTCAAGGAAGCTCATTTGTTTCACAAGAATGTGGTCAAGTCTTTTGTGTCCTCAAAGGCAAAATAATATGTCtaccttttttttttgcaagattcttaatttaattgaacGGTGTTAGAACCGCACGTGCATGAACATGAAACGTCGCTTTAGCACACCATGCTGTAAGATTTAAATGATACCATTATGATTAACGCCTACGTGGTCGGAGACTATGCTGGAAAGTTCAGattaaaattttccaatttCTCTAGTTCTTGGAAATTTTAGAGCAAGTTTTCTAAATCCTAATGGATGCAAGTAAATCTGATTGGTTTACTATTTACATTGATGAGGCTCTTAAAATTAGTGATTCAATGGTCTGAAGGTTCTCATTGCACTTCGTTCACTCTAGTGATACGGATAATGTAACCTCGAATGGATGCCTTGATATAATTCCTGGTGAATCTAGTACaccataatataaaatttatctgTAGAAAGGTATTTGATATGTTCAGTTACGTTCTCCCAAAAGTTATCaatctttttttaaagaattttattTGTGTCGTTATGCTAACGTAGTTATTAGGAACCCAATCAATCATTACCGGGAGATTTGTGGAACGAGAACACTTGAACACACAAAGCAGGTTGCCCAGCACACAGAGTCTGAAATTCAGGTCATCCGGGGAGAGATCCAGAGGCCTTTGTACACCTACTCTCGAGGCTCATCAACTCCCAGCTCTTGCACCTGTATGCGAGCCGGGGAACCATCTTTCAATAAAACACTTGACTTGGCCATCGAGCACATGCACTTCGAAGGCTTTAAGTACCTTTTAGATGCGATTAATTTAGCAATGGTAAATTGAAGGTGATATGCGATGATCTCAATAGTTTGTTATGTTCATATTGGATGATATTAACGAAATGTTCTTCAAGAATTTAGATATAGTATATTTCTACTAGTTCATGTCTCTTCAATAAGGGACGTGCTTCGCCTAATGCCTTGCACCTAGGCTTTACGATATACATACTCCGTGCTATTTTAGtacaaaatattacaaaatctGTATCTTTGACTGTACATCTCTCTATTGAAACATGCCTTTGGTTGTTAGCTTTTAGGTTTTGTTTGCCTAGAGTTTGATTCaaagtttgtttttttatttaaactgtCAAGTGATTAGAAATGGCGACTCCTGGGACTCAACTCTTCCACTAGGAATAAGAGTATGACTGAATCTGGACAACTGGAGAAAAAATTGACTTGTATAGTTGGTCTTCAAAAAACATACTCGTCAAGCTTTTGAATTCTTTGAATATGGGTTATTTGCGGAATCAACTAGTATTGTTAGTTGTAAATCATTCAAAGTTGAAGGTAAGCAACGTCTCGGATCATTGTAAAGATTTCTGACTGTCAGAATATCCGGTAAGTTCGAAAATATTAAGAACTACCTCCTTAACAGAGTAAAAAAAGATGCATCACATTTTGGACTATTCAGGCTGAAGATATAAAACTTGTCCTGTAATTTACCAAAATGGAACGCCGTTTTTGTAAAACTTGAGTGAAGTTAGAAGTAACATCTCTTTTCTGGCTATCGGGTCTGCGTCGTTTTGACATGTCTGGATAAGAATAAGAAGTATTAACTTTGTGTCTTTTTCTCTTGATTGAAAAGAACATGATTAATGCTTTTGCTGTTAACTCTCACTAGTTgttcattttaaattcaaagtGAATGTCCACTAACATTTCGGCTTCTAGTAGTCTATATATTAAATTCAGTTATCTGTAAAGATATTACTGTACGACAGCGAAACTTGAGCAACAAGAAGACCCCAAAGATGAGTATGGCTAAGATAGGAATATTGCAAAAAAGGATCGAATTGCTGTTCATTCAATATGTCACATAAAAAACAGGTGTAGCTTGTGATTTCTCCTGTGATTATGATGATTTAGTAACCACTTTGCTGTATCTGGATTGCTAGTGTGGCTGAGATTATAAGGGGTAATAAGTGTTATTATCAACAATAACTTGTTTTTAATTCAATGTCTGTGGTTAGTGTATTGTTCTGTTACCATGACAGCATAATGGGCTTTATAGAGATTAAATGGCAAGTGGCATCTTCAACTTGTGTGCAGCTTTTTGGctgtatttttatgtattctGCTAAATGTCTATTCCTGCCgtcaaattgttttttttttttttttacccatGAAGAGATGGTTACCGTTACTGTTAAATTTGATATGCTGCATGATTCAGGGATGTAACGAAGATTCTCTAAGGTAGGGtatgtttcatttttttaatgatcGAATAAACTAACATAAGTACGAGGGGAAAAGGGTcgtgttattttttatattttttacattttgaAATGCATTACATATGAAATTTGAAGCCATCTTCTCGACTCAAAAGTTTCTTTAGGAGTGTTTTCGTTAGAAAGGGTTCCGCCATCTCGTTGGACCTCACACATGttagataaatttaaaaaattgtcaGACGAAACTAGATGGTCAGTTGACCATCTTGTGTAAAAAGAACACATCACCGGTGCTGTGTTTTTAGACACAGGAGAAAATCCAAATCCATGTTTCCACTTTGGATACTCTCCACAAAATCTACGGTACATATATCGGCGAGTAGCTCTCTTTTTTCTCAGTTTTTGGTGTCCTCTCCAACGCGTGATCGCTTTCCATCCATTTGTACAAGCATCTATCCGATTGTGTGCGCGCGGAGTCGTTCGTTACACACTCTTTTGCATTTTCATGGATGGAAAGATTAAAATTAATCGATCCTACTTTGATTAGTCACAAGCCATCTTTGTTTTACATTTGATATTTGAATATGTGCACTTACCTATCTTTAGAAAAGTCTCAAATTAAGTTTGCCTACATATTTTCAACTtgaattatttttacaaaaacagagtttttgttatattttgaaaatttcctGCAAAAAAGTTtctataaaagaaaatattacttGTATTAATGTATTCACCTCCcgcaataaatatttgaaaaaaaataaatgcttaattaaatctaaaatattttcattttttaaaaatcaaatacgAATTTGATGTCTCTTCAAAATTTTAACTATATTTAAGTGTCTATGTTAGttatataatttcatttaacttcggttaaaattttgagttttgtgatatttttatatatttatttcttattattcTCTATCATAttcaatcatttaaaaaaaattaatattacgtTTTTCAAGTTTTTAAACTGAGTGTCGTAGTTGATTTTTGTATATTGATTGTTCGTAAATTGTTCTTATTAGTTATTGTATCTTAATCAGAACTTCAATACAAATATGTTTTAACATGTTctagaaaataattaattctttCAATCAAAGTTTGTTTAtctaataaatgacaaaattgtgatttttttgaaaaatatttatttttaaaaaaattactataaccaaaataatataattttttagatatatattatattatattgtatgaacAATTTTAATAGGTATTCAAACgttaatcttttaaattttaataattaatcacATAAACTAacgacaaaaacttgtatgagacggttttacgggtcatattttgtgagagagatctcttatttggttcatccatgaaaaaatattactttttatgctaagagtactattttttattgtgaatatcgatatggtaGACTCgtctcgtgagatcgtctcacaagaaacatgCTCTAAACTAACACCATTGCTCAcgagtaaaaaaatattaataataataatgataaagaAGTAATTGAAAGTATGCACACCTCAAGTTTCAATGAAAACAGACAAATTTGTTGACTCCGCGAGGAGGATGAGATGAATCTTGTTTCTTGGCATACTAAAAACAGTGCTAACTACTCTGCCGACACAATTAAAAAGTTAAGGGCATTTTAGGAAGAAGACAACAACATTTCGGGCACCAAAAAAAACCATTGCAAACGACAAATTTGGTTGCAAGTGTTCAGTGGAAGAATGAACTAACTGAAAAGTATCTTACTATTAAGAATATAAGATTTCAGCAATAATATTTGATCAACAATCCCAAGTTgattttaacatgttttttGGGAATATTTCGACCAAATTATTTCAGATATTTCTTTGTAGTATttcctaaaatttgaaatttttttttttggtttttgggGAAAGgaacaaaataaaatgtatttgaCTGATTTCATACAAGTAAATTTaagtaatatttgaaagaaatCAAATAAGGGAACCCACACACAccaatttgtgtgtgtgtgtgtgtttgaaaattcaaaagccATCCATATCATTAGAAAAGTCGGCAAGCTCCATCGTTCTTCTCCCTAATATCCACTACGTATTAATATATANNNNNNNNNNNNNNNNNNNNNNNNNNNNNNNNNNNNNNNNNNNNNNNNNNNNNNNNNNNNNNNNNNNNNNNNNNNNNNNNNNNNNNNNNNNNNNNNNNNNNNNNNNNNNNNNNNNNNNNNNNNNNNNNNNNNNNNNNNNNNNNNNNNNNNNNNNNNNNNNNNNNNNNNNNNNNNNNNNNNNNNNNNNNNNNNNNNNNNNNNNNNNNNNNNNNNNNNNNNNNNNNNNNNNNNNNNNNNNNNNNNNNNNNNNNNNNNNNNNNNNNNNNNNNNNNNNNNNNNNNNNNNNNNNNNNNNNNNNNNNNNNNNNNNNNNNNNNNNNNNNNNNNNNNNNNNNNNNNNNNNNNNNNNNNNNNNNNNNNNNNNNNNNNNNNNNNNNNNNNNNNNNNNNNNNNNNNNNNNNNNNNNNNNNNNNNNNNNNNNNNNNNNNNNNNNNNNNNNNNNNNNNNNNNNNNNNNNNNNNNNNNNNNNNNNNNNNNNNNNNNNNNNNNNNNNNNNNNNNNNNNNNNNNNNNNNNNNNNNNNNNNNNNNNNNNNNNNNNNNNNNNNNNNNNNNNNNNNNNNNNNNNNNNNNNNNNNNNNNNNNNNNNNNNNNNNNNNNNNNNNNNNNNNNNNNNNNNNNNNNNNNNNNNNNNNNNNNNNNNNNNNNNNNNNNNNNNNNNNNNNNNNNNNNNNNNNNNNNNNNNNNNNNNNNNNNNNNNNNNNNNNNNNNNNNNNNNNNNNNNNNNNNNNNNNNNNNNNNNNNNNNNNNNNNNNNNNNNNNNNNNNNNNNNNNNNNNNNNNNNNNNNNNNNNNNNNNNNNNNNNNNNNNNNNNNNNNNNNNNNNNNNNNNNNNNNNNNNNNNNNNNNNNNNNNNNNNNNNNNNNNNNNNNNNNNNNNNNNNNNNNNNNNNNNNNNNNNNNNNNNNNNNNNNNNNNNNNNNNNNNNNNNNNNNNNNNNNNNNNNNNNNNNNNNNNNNNNNNNNNNNNNNNNNNNNNNNNNNNNNNNNNNNNNNNNNNNNNNNNNNNNNNNNNNNNNNNNNNNNNNNNNNNNNNNNNNNNNNNNNNNNNNNNNNNNNNNNNNNNNNNNNNNNNNNNNNNNNNNNNNNNNNNNNNNNNNNNNNNNNNNNNNNNNNNNNNNNNNNNNNNNNNNNNNNNNNNNNNNNNNNNNNNNNNNNNNNNNNNNNNNNNNNNNNNNNNNNNNNNNNNNNNNNNNNNNNNNNNNNNNNNNNNNNNNNNNNNNNNNNNNNNNNNNNNNNNNNNNNNNNNNNNNNNNNNNNNNNNNNNNNNNNNNNNNNNNNNNNNNNNNNNNNNNNNNNNNNNNNNNNNNNNNNNNNNNNNNNNNNNNNNNNNNNNNNNNNNNNNNNNNNNNNNNNNNNNNNNNNNNNNNNNNNNNNNNNNNNNNNNNNNNNNNNNNNNNNNNNNNNNNNNNNNNNNNNNNNNNNNNNNNNNNNNNNNNNNNNNNNNNNNNNNNNNNNNNNNNNNNNNNNNNNNNNNNNNNNNNNNNNNNNNNNNNNNNNNNNNNNNNNNNNNNNNNNNNNNNNNNNNNNNNNNNNNNNNNNNNNNNNNNNNNNNNNNNNNNNNNNNNNNNNNNNNNNNNNNNNNNNNNNNNNNNNNNNNNNNNNNNNNNNNNNNNNNNNNNNNNNNNNNNNNNNNNNNNNNNNNNNNNNNNNNNNNNNNNNNNNNNNNNNNNNNNNNNNNNNNNNNNNNNNNNNNNNNNNNNNNNNNNNNNNNNNNNNNNNNNNNNNNNNNNNNNNNNNNNNNNNNNNNNNNNNNNNNNNNNNNNNNNNNNNNNNNNNNNNNNNNNNNNNNNNNNNNNNNNNNNNNNNNNNNNNNNNNNNNNNNNNNNNNNNNNNNNNNNNNNNNNNNNNNNNNNNNNNNNNNNNNNNNNNNNNNNNNNNNNNNNNNNNNNNNNNNNNNNNNNNNNNNNNNNNNNNNNNNNNNNNNNNNNNNNNNNNNNNNNNNNNNNNNNNNNNNNNNNNNNNNNNNNNNNNNNNNNNNNNNNNNNNNNNNNNNNNNNNNNNNNNNNNNNNNNNNNNNNNNNNNNNNNNNNNNNNNNNNNNNNNNNNNNNNNNNNNNNNNNNNNNNNNNNNNNNNNNNNNNNNNNNNNNNNNNNNNNNNNNNNNNNNNNNNNNNNNNNNNNNNNNNNNNNNNNNNNNNNNNNNNNNNNNNNNNNNNNNNNNNNNNNNNNNNNNNNNNNNNNNNNNNNNNNNNNNNNNNNNNNNNNNNNNNNNNNNNNNNNNNNNNNNNNNN
This genomic interval carries:
- the LOC140961403 gene encoding uncharacterized protein, which produces MAISSSFKPITLNSGFPFFGHESNSLKTTSNFNPRVTLLSCKPPHQWRPIKSCMADQEIDMVKTKEGVYAAKAKKVVVLWDLDNKPPRGPPFEAAMALKGVAQKFGEIVDISAYANRHAFIHLPQWVVEERRERRRTDFIERKGMSTPSEPYICSVCGRKYTTNMDLRKHFRQLHERERQKKLTRMRSLKGKKRQRYKERFVDGNEKYNAAARSLLTPKVGYGLAQELKRAGVFVKTVEDKPQAADWALKRQMLHSMSRGVDWIVLVSDDSDFSEMLRKAKEARLGTVVVGDQDRALSTYADVWVPWIRVESREIKESDLELKSRGWRDLDERSEIFSFSEFDGEAHGDDRSLDELVQRMEFDGFRISAFSEGEEEYEEEDDWTGKRLYQVDNAEDQLTVGSPIQGDEDEEGDYFLDSEDELGDDAFFSYR